Within the Hevea brasiliensis isolate MT/VB/25A 57/8 chromosome 2, ASM3005281v1, whole genome shotgun sequence genome, the region aatttgagctcaatgggccttagagttgggttaatgaacagttaggcttactacgggcctcgggggctttaagctggcccaggtcctagtgccggtccggcccataggttgggtcgtgacatagcgTTAACAGTAATACTAAAAATACCCTATATGTTAACAAGAAAATATATATTTAGGAAATAAGCCCTGGGATTTTTAAGAGTTTGAGGAAAGATAATACTAATATTAGTTAACTCTAAGGAGAtatctaaaaataattaatgataaattcgaagaagaaataaaatattatattattgaattgaattgaaataacAAAAGGTGAAGCACTGATACTGTATAAATTAAGTAGAATAAGTAGGTCTTAATTATTACCAAAGTTAATATTTGTGGAAAATCtaagaaattagaaaaaaaaaaaaaaagcatcaaTCACAAGTGGTTGATTGATAGTGACATTGCTGATAATTTAACTTATTTTGTTTACAAATTTGATTCTACAGATCAGGTGGAGAGTGGAGTGGTTGAGTATGGAGCTCTAGTTGGCAAATCAAGTATCCTCTTTTAGAAACAAGGATCATCAATTGCTATAGCTGATATTTCTACGAATCCTTATCTATAATTTATTCATTAAAATCTGAGTAATATAGAGgttcttatgtatgtgtgtgtgcATTTTTCATTGGCTCATGAACGAATAAATATCTCTATAATTAGAATTTTGATGTCTGAGTATATCAGGGATTGATCTTTGCGCAAACTAAACAGATATAAAATATATTTCTTTTTATCTACAACTCATCTGTTTAGCATAGGATGATCATCTTCAAAAAAACCATTATTAAAAAGCAAGTTCCTGTGTCAATTAATTAACCCATGATTGGCTTATCAGGGAGAGAGTTAAGCTCTAGTTTCTGGAGATGGTGGTGCATATCAGAAGGGTGATCATCAAGCTTAGGGCGTTCGGGTTGCACCCAGCGCCCATCGTTATTCCTGATCATGCCTTTGTTCTCGTCTTGCCTCCAGAATGGTGGAACCAAGTAATGATCTTTCAAGAAGTCTGAGGCCTTGTTCACCAATGCAGGGTCCCTTCCACTTGCCAGCACAAATCTATGCCCTTTTCCATGATATCTGTACcatttaatttaacttaattaattagcTCTATATAATACATACTCTAAATTACTATATATTACTATCACTAGCGAAAGATGTTTGAAATAGAGCCCCACATCAGCCTGGAAATTGTCCTTTATTGATGACGATTAAAAGACTAATGGGGTCCTCAGCTAGACTCTTTCATCCAAGTTAATAATGCTATAAGGAAATTTACTCCTGCAACAAAGTTAACCAAgccaaaataatgaaaattatcatttcttaattttaaaaacatttattatattttctttaggTATCGTtaaatacttattttattttatttttttatgagtttGAGGTCCTTTAAACATATATACAGTAATCTATATCGAATCAAGActttcataaataaaaaaaatcttaatttatagggaaaaaaaagagaaagaaaaagcaaTTATTCAACTGTTTTAATTTAAGGCCAAGTTGGCTTAAGACTTGCGTAGTTGATTGAATCACTCAAGTCAGAAGCAATTATTCAAGTTATTAAAAGTCAGAAATATACAAAAATGCACTGTTTCAAGCTTCAAGACATGAAGCAAAAGACTTTGAGATAGGGACTCTGAACTAGCAAGCTAAGAGTACTTCTTTTGGTTTCCTAGTCCAACCTTAAGGAGATGGTATATGCAAATAAAATTTCCTTTTCACTGTATCTCTTAGAATTGTCAACGAATTATAAGCTTATCTCATATCTTACTGAGTAATAGAGTGGTCATGATCCCAACCACCATTTGATGGGGATCTCTTTGATAATTTAGTACACTTCATCCCTGGGAACAAGcaatatatataaaaagaattatTGGGGACATCACACATGCATGAATTCATCCTAGTTGCCAGCCAAGTAGATAGCCATGCTTTTTACTGGGTCCTATGCTCCTTCCACCATTGACCATATCATGATATGGGACTTACTAATTGATTATCTTTTTttacaaattaaaagaaaaagccCTTCTCTTTAATATAACTGGAAGattgaaattatataaatatgaCCGATTTATATTTGTGATTGTATAAAGCAAAAAGAATTTTATAATAAAGAAagaaaaggtaaaagaagttaccCATCAAGCAAATGCAAGTGAGCCTCCAAGTTATGGGCACAAACAGGGTCACTGGTTTCTTTCAAGAAGGGAGAGTTATTGTGATCCAGAAGCAACTCCACCCCAACATGCGAGTAACACCACGGCAATCCTCCTGCCAACTTCATTAACATAGGCGGCACTTGTTCGTTGAAAAAAAAACCTGGCGACTTAGGCACTACGTCATGCACATTCACCACCCTCAATGCTTTCACGCCCAGTGACTCGATCCGCTCCTTAAATCTCGCATTCCCGACTCGAGGACCCGAAAACGAGAACACACAGACCGGCAGTGCTCGACAGTCTTGCATCACATGTAAACCTGTTTCGACAATGTCGTACGCACTTAATATGGCCAGAGCGCTACCTAGACTGTGTCCGGTTATGGTGATGCTTACTTCCTCATTAGCATACATTTCTGTTAACCGTTTTACCTCTGTCAGTATTTGTTCTCTAGCTGAGAACTTGCAGAACCGACAGTTAGCGTCTTTGTCCGTGTAGAGATCCAGGAAGCCGGATTCGACCTTCACTGTTGGGTCTGGGCATGGGATTTTGTTTCCGTTAATGGGCTTCAGGAAGTCCATCAAGTCTGCAATCCACTCCAGCCGCGTCACCGTACCCCTCCACGCAATGGTGATGTCACGGCGGCCCAAACGCCTTGACGTTTCGTCGTTCGAAACTGCTACATATCCGATCCAGTTTGCTTTGTTGCTCCACACTTTTGGCCACCGCGATTGCTTAAAGAAATTTGGGAGGTTGATAGCTGTTGTGGCGTAGAGATACCTGGTGACCTCATAACCATGGTGAGTCATTCCTAGAGACTCGAAAAATTTACGGCGCATGAATCTGCAGCTACCACAGTACTTGGAATATGGGTCGTAATCAAAAGCGTCGTAACAAGTTTGTGCCATCTCGCCGTATCGGATTAGCTCTGACCGCAGAAAAGGGTCCATCGGATCGAGCAAGCCCACCCAATCATCTTGGCCATGGATTTCTCTCCACATATCAGCTAATTTTCTCTCTTGCAGTTTGGTATTAGTCGTGTAACCATCTAGTTCCTGTTCTATTTCGAGCTCTGTAATAATGGATGATAACGACTGGCTTGTTTTGGACAAGACTTGAGGCAAGGCAGGTGTTTTGGCAGCGAAATCTACAGAGTTTGATCGTCGGAGCTGCAAAGGGAGACAACTGTCGGACCTGAAAATATCAAGTTTTCTGAAAGGAGGAAGCGTGTTGGATGGACAAAGCGCCATTGAAAGTTTGGTGAAGCAGATGAAACTCGAAAGGTGGTGAAGTTGAAATTTTTTGATCAGACGAGGAAATGAAGACCGCAAGAAAATGGTGAGATCGGGACCAGCCCTGCAACATATGATGCAGGCTATTAGCTATAGGCCGTCTCCTTACGTGAATTTTTTAAGACACATGTGACTCATGTGGCTTCTCAAAGTCATCAAGGTCTCTGTTTTATATGATGTGAAATGTGAACTGTGAAGGATGTTAGAATTTTCTCCAAGTTCTGACTGCaggaaaacttaaaattcaaacaaaaatatggaaattttatttattttacatataaattttattttatatattatgatttaaatttataataaattaattttaaaaaaatatataataaattaaatttaaataaaaaatccttttatcatatatatataaaatatttaatacatAAATAATGACTCTGAGAATTAAAACGCTAGTAATAATATCAGCAGGCCATGATGAATTTGCAGTTAGCTGTCCCATATAAAGATGTATTTTTTCCTGCTGTGTGTCAGAATAATAAAGAATGGTAATTGCTTAGTctagatattatttttttaatcctttttttttGTCAATCATGCATATAAACAGAAAACTTTATTCAACCTAAtgcattatcaaaatttataaatgatATTATTATTACTCCTCTTAtcatttctcttttattttttccattaccattttctcttagtaaattttattttttttccttttttttttaatatatatatatatatcatatggAAACTGTTTTGATTTAGAATCACTATATCATATATctcaaatttttatatttgattttcaagAAATTGAGAAAAATTAAACTCTATTGTGCTATCAGAAAATGTGAAATATgtaaattttaagcatttttagagaaaaaaaaatatttaaggaACAAAAATTAAATAGGTGATATTATctctattaatttttaatttatatattttttatattgatGGAAGTAAAAAATaattcttttatttaaaaaataaattagagagagaaaataattaatatattataaaaaaaagacAAATAAGAAGTTAATATACTgtagaaaaattattattattattattattattattattattattattattattattattattattattattattacattttAGCTAATAAAAAATATCTAAAGTTATGGTTCATAAAAACAAAAACACGAGTAACTGAAGTCTACACTC harbors:
- the LOC110659653 gene encoding phospholipase A1-Igamma1, chloroplastic translates to MALCPSNTLPPFRKLDIFRSDSCLPLQLRRSNSVDFAAKTPALPQVLSKTSQSLSSIITELEIEQELDGYTTNTKLQERKLADMWREIHGQDDWVGLLDPMDPFLRSELIRYGEMAQTCYDAFDYDPYSKYCGSCRFMRRKFFESLGMTHHGYEVTRYLYATTAINLPNFFKQSRWPKVWSNKANWIGYVAVSNDETSRRLGRRDITIAWRGTVTRLEWIADLMDFLKPINGNKIPCPDPTVKVESGFLDLYTDKDANCRFCKFSAREQILTEVKRLTEMYANEEVSITITGHSLGSALAILSAYDIVETGLHVMQDCRALPVCVFSFSGPRVGNARFKERIESLGVKALRVVNVHDVVPKSPGFFFNEQVPPMLMKLAGGLPWCYSHVGVELLLDHNNSPFLKETSDPVCAHNLEAHLHLLDGYHGKGHRFVLASGRDPALVNKASDFLKDHYLVPPFWRQDENKGMIRNNDGRWVQPERPKLDDHPSDMHHHLQKLELNSLPDKPIMG